The genomic segment AAGTGAAAGTAATATAAAAGTAACATAAAATGTACTGAATTCCTCCTTTTTAAAACCAGTCTTACGAGGAGGTGAGGAAATTTCTGGAACAGTGTGACATTACCAAAGACAACAACTCTTTCATAGAAATGAAAGGCACCGGATTGAAGCCACCAGGTGAGCTCTCACAATTTGTATTTACTGGAAAGAtggttgttttgtttcctttacttATAAGTACAAAGTTGAAGTGAGAAAAGTTCCACTACAAAATAACAGGATATAAAGAGTGCTGCTCAGCTTCTTGACTTTCTCTTTCAATTGACACACAGGCAAAAAGCATcacttggcttcatttttcaagtGAGCagcttctcttttcttcttgcAGAGCCCATAGTGTTTGAAAGCTATTACAAGGCAGGGACAGTCAGAGACAACAATGGCCAAGCTCATTttgcaggaggagaagaagatccGTCAAAGAGGTGAGACAGAATTAAGATGGGAAAAAGAAATCCAGAGGAGACCTGCTTCAACAGTGTTTATAACATACTATATACTGTACTATAGTGTATATAATATACTATATAATATACTTTAgtttatataatgtatataataTACTTTGTACTCtgcaaactaaacacaaaccaTGTCCTGAAAATATTCTCTTTGTTaatcatcatctttatcatcatcgtttgttgttattttttaatgttagaAATTTGGACCTCTGCTCGCTGAATTcacaaaattaaacatttgtATCTTAAATATCTCTCTTGATCTGAAGGTGTTCTGACCCCCTGCTTGGAAGTTCTCTGAACATTGACATGGACAGTCCACTCAGCCCACGATCTGCTTTGTCATCCATTGGAGAATGTAAGTATTGCAACCGCTCACTCAGTTATATTGTTAAACAATAGGAAAGACCTAAGTCTTCAATATTTTGTTGGTTCTGCTATATTTTATAAATTACATATATAAAGAGTTGGTCTTTCTATTCATATATTAGAGGTTAGAGCAGTCAATTAATTTGAAACATTTCACTATATGAATCAGAGATAAAAATGATATTCTAATTTTAAATCAAGAAAGTACACTTCAAAGTAAGAAAGAACTTTAAATATGCTGTAGTGCACCTGATGTGAGGCCAATCTTCTCACCAATGAGTCATGTATGTGCCAAATGTGTAAAACGGTATAGGCTGTTGGTTTTGAACAGTAGCACATCACAGGCCCTGTTGGTCTCTTCATTTATTTGCATGCTTACCACAGAAACGGTGGAACTGTGTCCTTTCACTCATTCATACACAATGGCTGTTGTCATTTACTAACATACTGCATGTGAAACACATTGTAATTATAAAACATGGAGCTAGAAAAAGTGTTATATTTAGTCATGGGTCAAACACATAGTTGCGTGAATTTATTGGTATGACTTTTTGTGCTATTTAAAGTTGAACTCTGTGGGTAGATATGGGTGGCTACCTTTGCCCTTCGTGAGAGAAGCCGCACTTTGAAACTCTTTGTTGTACGTTTGTTGGTCACAATTGTTTAAAATACATAGCAGattaaatgttgttgttttttttacattttgtgtttGCAATTTCTGACATTCAATTCTGCTTTAGTTCAGCTTTCAGATGACGGATATGCACCCCTTCCATGCATTCACCAAGAAGTGCCACAGTCCACGGGTCCACCTGATGAAATCTTCTATGTTGTGCTTTATCAGTACACTGCAAAGGTGATTTGCATGATTATTTTAAAACCTACACCAAGAAAGTGAACATTGAGCAAGATGAtcgagaaagaaaaaaagaaagtattaGCGGTACTGTATTTAAGTGATATTTACCTGTAATTAAGATGTGCTTTCTTTACATCGACTGATCAGGAAGAAGATGAGCTATCTGTGAGCCGAGGAGATATAGTTCGAGTGCTGGACCAAGAACAAAATGGGTGGTGGACGGTGGAGAGGAATGGGTTTAGTGGACTGGTGCCAGGAAACTATCTAGGCAAAATTTAAACATGTACGCACATACAGTTATTTTCTTTATATCTCAGGagaaattcaatttatttatagtaATTTCATGAAAAAGAACCTTAAATCTAATTCTTACTTGCCTGCCCCTTTACCTTAAAACAGTGGTTCACAAAATGTGGGCGGGCTATTTCACTGATAATATGCAACTTTATTTAAGTAAAATGCTATGTgcatcatttttattcttaataTAATTAATCAAATTAAATACTGTGGGGTGTGGGGGGTTTATAGCTTATGATATAGAGCATGCCAAAAAAGCTTTGAGAACTACTGCCTTACAATGAGTTTTATCATAAAATGCAATAACTGTTTTGGGGGGATAAACACACTGTGATTGTGTAAACACAACTGTGCCCCCACAGCATGCGTGGTATACACAGAACAACAGTTGCAATTGCAAGAAAGTAGACACAAAGAATGTCAACACATCAAAACAGATGTCTCATATACTTAAAAACTTGCACGCTTGCAAAGACACACATCAAAGCGAACACATGCCACACAGAATACAGcctacaaacaaacacatttttgccaGGCTTTTTTCCCCCAAGTGCTCTTACAATACTGGCTAACATGAAAAACTAACCAAAAACCTGAACTAAAAAGGATAATTTAGTAAGCAGTAGACTACCTAAGCAATTAATGCAAGTTAAAGGAAATGCATTCACCAGCTTACATCAGCCTCATTGTTTACACTGGTTTGGACAATCAgtatagtcaaaggagtttgcaaagaaaagcgtctggacttctttaagttgcttgaagacgtttcacctctcatccgagaagcttcttcagttctgaacAATCAGTATAGCTACATTGTTTATCTCATCTTTAGTTCCTATACTTGTAATATATGACTAAAGAATGGTTAGCTATCTACTTTAGAAAACCAATGAAGAATTTTAAAATTCCCTTCATTTAGTCAAGTTACCATGTTTTCAACATAAAtctgtatgtttctgttctaaTAGTAGCAAACTAGTATTGCACCAGTACATTCTAAGCACTGTAACATCACAtacttttttcattaaaatttgaACTTAAATGACTTTTGATAAGATGAATCATCTTATTCATCTCAAATGACAAGAAAACAGAATGAGTACCATATGTAAACCACCAGTGACTGCTAAGTTTAGCAGCATTAAGCAGCCACATATATACAGCGCAGATGTATATGCTTCTGGCTGTCAATCCTTCTTTGTTAAGAAATGCAGTTTCTGACTAAACTATGGCATAGTCTTTTAAATGATCCATTTATGTGGTGCACATGTGAGCTGGTGAAGATAGAGGGCTGGATTTCTAGTTATGTGAAAAGGAAGGTTTTCATAGAACTATGCTGTCCTTAACAACTGAGTACAAATTATGATTCACTACCTTGTAGaatcacctttagcagcaataacatgAAGTAATCGTTTTCATACTTCATCCGTTTCTCACACTGTTGTTGAAGACTTTTGCCCCACTCATCAttacaacattgcttcagttcatttagGTTTGCGGGCATTTGTTCacacacagctctcttaaggtctggccacagcatttcagtcatgTCAAGGTCTGGACTTTGCAACGTATTTTCTATTTCAGCCATCTTGCTcatgtgtttgggatcattatcctgttgcatgacccaatttTGGCCAAGATTTCGCTGTCGGACATATGGCCTCACTCTTGACTCTGGAGTTGTTTGAAATACAATGGCTACAAAATGAGCCCAAATTATCACCCCTCCATCACCGTGCTTAACAGTGGTGCGGGGTGTTTGCGCTGATGTGCACTTGGCTACCAATAAATGTGCCACTTTGCATTATGACCAGGCATCTCTCTTTGGTCTTGTTCTGGAGGTCTTTTGCTTTGTTCAAatacaactttgcaaacctaaactATTATTCCATCTTCTCCCTACAAttcttccaaacaagccatactcgTTCAGGAATTGTACTGTCAGGAACTTAGATATAACATGCTAAATGAGGAATGTAGCTCTTGGCCTTTTGCAATTTTCTCTAAGTATTGCATGGTCAGACTTTGGGTGAAATTGCTGGGGAATCTACTACTGGGAAGTAGATGTGGTCTTGTACcgttaaaaaaactaaactaaatgcTCCAAATTAGTAATCTGCCAAAACTTCTTCTTTTACATAGGtggtcacacttgctgatgatcagttgcATTTAATTAGCAGCACCAGGCTGATAATTACCCACTTAATTCCCATAGAAGACATAACTGTGTAAtgtgtttttcacaggactgcataaaATCCTGCAAAAACGTTCCTTTTCATATGACTGTAGTAATCATCATTTATATCTGCTGTACATATAAGTTTTTTCTGTAAACCTTCCACAGACCATTGGCTACAAAAGGAGCACATACAGATGAACAAACTACTAGAATAAACTATTTTTTATGCTTGTCAAGTGACGgcacatttaaacatgtttaatataTTTCAATGCGCCTGATGATATAGCCAACCATTGCTTGTTTAAGTACTTTGTGtcggtttgttttttttggtagCATATTTACTGTCacgtgaaaaaaaaattaaaacaatccAGTTGAGGTGTATGAGTTTATTTGTCTCCTTTTATCTCTCATATTTTTCTGTGGAACTAGCTAAATATGGGATCAACTTAACAGCTTAAAAATATTAACAGGGTACACACTTTCACTACAAGGTacaaaaaatgtgtatttttttaaaatcaggttTATACTTAAATCAAACTAAACAAGGAAATGTGTGACTGTAACAGACTGAATCTACATATATAAATCTTTAGGTAACACTGATAATACTCCTACTGATGGCACTGGAGACCAAATAGTTAATTCACAATTTATATCTTAGCAATACCTTGTTAGTGAAGCCTGATTTGGAAATTTACAATCGGAATATTTGTGAACATAAACAACTCTTTCACCAAACATGGCTTTGAGAATGAGATGCTGCTCCAACacctaaaaaaaccaaacattcaTTATTCTTATTCTGCAAATCTTAAAAACTAGACTGCATTCATGGAACAGCTAAGATTAAAACGTCAGATCTGCACTATGCTAAAAAGATTGGTCTGGTCAAACCAAGGCCTTGGTAATAGAGTACATGTTATTTTTAACATAGCTTATGCATTTGGACAACCACTAAATATCTCCAGAGTTCCAGCCACGGTGCAAAATAGCACGCCAAGAAAAAGCTTTCATACAACACGACCAGTCTTATTTTCACATTTAAGCTTCTCGTCATCCTTATTGGGCATATACACAAATTTTATGAAGCcacaatttaaagaaaaaaaattgcacatCAATAATCAGAAGTCAATTAGCCATATACAACTTTGGCTTTTGTAAATATTTCAGTATTTGTAACAAAAGgataaacatttaaaagtaaCAGGAACTTGGAAAGCATGTCAATAAATAAATGGTTTTCCCTTGAAGCTCCCACCCAAAACGTCAGTGTTCGCTACTTTATCATGAATTGTGCAAGGTGTGCTTGAGCTTATATAACTATAGCTGATAACTAGTGTGGACATGTCCTGTGACGCTCCTGTTGATTTTCTTAGTGTTTTGTTGGCCGGCTGCATTCTTCATGCATAGCTGTTGGTTGTGACCAGCAGCTCATACGCTGGGTCGTGGCTCCTCCTGCACAGCACCACGCAAGCACAGAGCATGCCCAGCATCTGCAGGCAGACAGCACAGGGATCAAAACTGTGAAGTCCATTTTTTCCCTTCAGCAACCTCCATgtaaatttaattaaacagcacgactaaacagtttaaaaatttAACAGGTATATTGGGACAAACTATAGAACATATGCTGCACTGTATAAGAACTATAGTTGCATTTATTACTATATGCACTCTGGCTGGAAAGTTGGATGCTATGCTGACAACAACCACAGCATAGATGCTTTGTTAAACATAGATGCTTTGACCACAATTACTTTGTCTCAATTAGGTCAGAGCTACTTTCAGTTCACTTGTTACCAAGACAACTGCAGTTTCAATAATACACCCTACTCACCTGAGTCTATTGCAAGACTCTTTAAATACAGTTCTAATAATATGCTTTAGCTGAGTTATGATGCGGCATATAAGTATGTAAAATCTGACTATAACTATCTACAAGACGAAATACAGATGTCAATTTTTTAAGACCTTTGTGTTTGCAGCTTTATATTCCTTACCTGTATAGATGCAAAAGTCAACGCAGCCCATATGACATACATCATAATCTCCTTTAATTTCTTCACAACAAGAGCTTCACATCCCTAAAgacgaaaaataaaaaagttttctAGCTATAAACACACTTGTAACGTGCTGGAAAATATTTATAGTCTCTGTTAATGATTTAATTATAGACACCACACTAGTGGTGTGTACCTCTTGGTAAAGATCTGCTGGTCGAGTGAGCGTGCCTGTACAGTTACTGATGCTGGGCTGACAGCAACTGACGGGGACGCTGTTGTTCTTGGATTCATTAAACCAGCGGGTGTTCTTCCAGTCAGAGTAGTTGTGAATGCCACAGCAGTGAAGCTAGGAAAAATggtgaataaaacatttttaattacaaTTTTAAAATTCATCATCTAATATGTGACTACCAGGAAAGCATAAAAAGTAACGTAATTAAAAAcagtatgcactcactttttCCAGTTTTAGATGACAAAATCATGTGTCACAATAGAAGTTTTTTCTCACCTGCCTCTGCACATAATCAATCGCCCGGCTAGGAGCATCAGTGTTGGTGCCGTTGTATTCATTGTAAACTTTCTGAATGGAGTGATTCACCTCATCTTCTAcctataaaaacaaagaaaacaaaacaaaaaataacacaacTGTCACTATTCACCACTCATTGCTCACTCAAAGTAATTAGAAAATGCTGACTTAGTCTTATAACATTGTCAAAAAACTAATTATAGAAGCCTGTGAAGCACTTTAACCGAAACGGATTAAGGataaatgagagcagctaaattaattacatttattcATCACAGCAGAAGGAGCTGTTTTACACACagtaataaaacatttatttgtaaaaactcCCTTGTTCACAATGGGTTGCCACAGTGGGTAATTTACGCTGAAACAGGAGACAAATTTAGATTTAGCAGCAGCATTTCATTATCGCCTTTAACAGAAGAGAACACGACCAACAAAACAGTGTTTACCTTTGCTCTGTATATGTAGCCgagcaccaccaccacacactcCGTTACAAATACCAGCAGGAGTATGGcagcaaactgaaaaacagagacagaaagcTGATGGTAAAATTgatctaaaatttaaaaaaaatattgaacataggacattttctctctgtcttaaAGCCTATATTAAAACTCTCTAAAATCAATAGGCAGTTGGCCACTGAATGCATTACTAATTAATAATTGTCCCCATTTATAAAAAGCGTCTTTTCTAATGTAGTTTCAATGCAATGTGAGGTTTTATCAATCAAAATTGccaaaacaagtgaaaatgtcAAATCattggtattttatttttaaaatcccTCCCTGCATTTTTACAGCATTTTAAGTATTTTCTTCCACTACtgcaatttaattaattaaagtcACATTAAAACCCATATTGCATTATTATTGCTTTAGCAAAGCCATGTATGTACATTCCCAGCAAGAGCTGGGTGTCAGCATCATCCAGTAGTAACTTAAAAAGGCAGTTTCTTCATCAACTTTCAACAAAGCACAAAGTTGCAACAAACTGTTCTCACTAAAGACATAAACTTCTGTCAGCACTTGAGCCAAAAACACAACCAGACTATGAAGGCTATGAGATACTagcagctgctgctgtctgactgAAATGTAAACAAACGATTCCACCAAGCGCAGCATTTACAAGTTACGCTCAacatgaaaggaaaagaaaatagtGGATGTAAATTAGCGATGGTCGAAAGGAAGGGCTTTAAAATGCTAGTTAATGAGCTCAAACCAATATACAACATCCCAGGTAGAAATTAGGTTTTAGTGCCAATATTGTGAAAATGCCCTTCCTTTACTTACAATATGAATGGTGCTGCCTGCAAACTGCAAGCATGAAAAACACCattcagtatttttttactttatcaTCAGAAATATCGATATTGCAAATTTTCTTGAAATATCACGGTGACTTTGAGGCTATATCACCAACCTTCCTTGGCACTGTTGATGTGCTTCCTACAGTTTCCTACCATAGGCAtgaaaccattttttttttttttggcatacTCACCGTTGCCAAGCCACAGGAGCTTTCACGTATTGTTGCACAGCAGCCAATCAAACCGATGATGAAGAGAAGAGTTCCGACAGCTATGATTACAACAGCTGGAATCAACGTGTACACATCTTCAAAGAAGTGGTCATAGTCATCATATGTGATAAACACATAAGCTCCTATGTAGCATAAAATTCCAGCTGCAGCCTGCAGAGAGAAACAGGGAAAAAGGAATAAGATATAGAAGCATAAAGAGACATAACCTGCTTCAATTTATGTGAGTGCAAATCatttaataatacattttcgGCCTAAAACAATTTAACTGACATTTCTTGCAGTTGCACCACATGACTTAAGCCATCTTTGCAACTACTTTTGTAATTATTTTCAATTCAGACAGGCTTTTACTTAATCGTCTGTGTTAACGTTTGTATTTGGTAGCAAAAGCATACACTACTTCCCTATTATTAGTTTTTTGATTTCATAATTAAACTATAGTTTTTGTATGGTTAAACCACCCTGACATttgagaacatgcaaactgctGAGCAATTATTTTAATGATCTGAacagctttaaaatgattgttaTATCAAAATTTGAATGTATAATCATTTAAACCCCAACTTTAATAGTGTACTTAGTCTTGTCTTttttcattacttttatttaaccAGAAATTTACAAGCGAGTCCTGGACAAGACGGCAGCCTTACAAacgcaaaacattttttaaaaatggtgcaAATACAGCATTATATATAAGATCTACAACATGATATCCAATATAGAAATATTTCTTATGCTGCTTTTATACTCACACACAAATATAGGCATGTTTACCAAAACGGAAAAATAGtaaataatattaattttttgaataaactcaaaatatattaatatattatttatttaccaaATAAAAACCTACAAGTAattcatttaataaattattttaaatagaaATCATGCACTtggacacaaaaacatgacattgTTATGTGCTATAACGATATCATAGCTTCACATGAATAATGGTAATTCAGGCTCACAGACAAAGCACGCATAAGCAGTGTGGACTGGGCCTCACGTCTCTATATTATTCAGTCATCCTGCTTGATCATTGTGGAgattcagaaattcttttatttggAATTTTGCTCATCTATACATGCTTTAATTTAGCTCTGCTGTTCTTTTAATATACTAGCATGATGCAGCTCAAACAGCGCTGGAGGTTAactcagctgctgctgcataACGTCATAGCTATAAGTTGTGGGCGGCAGCTACAGAACACGCTACAGCTACAGCTACTGCTAACCAGTCAAATGGATTTCCAGTTACCGTCCGTGCAGTTTACAGTGAATACTAACGTCAGAGTGCGTCTTTACACACAAATTACCGCCACATAATGCATCTGTTTTATCGCCAAACTGCAGTGCATCTCTGGCGCAGTTTGCTAACAGTCCATCCTCGGCCTCACTGGGATGCTGCACATTGTTCAAGCATCTGCCGTTGCTTACCCAAAATATGAGATTGAGGAAAACCAAGACGGTTTTAGATGACGTAATCCCACACTGGCCCATGGTATCGTAAGAACTTAAATGGAAACACttagtatatatgtatatttaaaaaataaaatactgatgcACCTGCACCTTTgctgttaaaataataaaatggctACGGCCTGCCCCACTGTGCAGATTCTTCTAGGTTTGACCAATAAAATAGCCGCAAGGAAGCGCTGCTCGGTCACGTGCTCTGGTGACGTCAccattcaaaacaaacaaactggggGTAATGCTGGGACGGTTGTCTACAACATTGTACTACATTTGAGCTAATGATCTGTGAGTCTGTAAATCTATCGTGCGATGTCATTCGAAACAGCATCTATTTTATAAAGTTCTGACGCAGCACCAGATTTAAAGTGAGCTTTAACTGTCTTTTAGAAGTAACTCACCAAGTTTGTTATTTAGAATTTGCATGTGGGGTGTTTCTTTCTTCTCCCTACATGCTGCTCTCCACAGCTGCAAGCTTCCCTCATCCCAACCACCAGCTGTGCTACTCCTATTTTACGGCAGCATTCCAATATTGTAGGCAGGAGGTTTATGAGAAACATAAACTGGCATGAACAGACTAATgcatgtatgtatttttttttaatgtcttaatATCTTGATGACTGCACTCAAACAGCTTTTTCTTATCTATGTCCTTTGAGTTTGTTAACATAGCTAGCAAAATAAAATAGCTTCATGGTGTCAAGCTCAACCCTGTCTTTAAACTATACTTTTTTTGGCTCTGCTCTTAATCTCATGTCTATGACACCAGAACTTACCttataatggattgcatttatatagcgcacccaaagcgctttacaattccactattcattcactcactgGTGCAAGCAAACCATAGTTGaggccacagctgccctggggcagactgacagaagcgaggctgccatatcgcgccataggcccttctggccaacaccaggtagggtaaagtgtcttgcccaaggacacaaccaCCAGCACGGAGagagctggggatcgaaccggcaacttTCCAGTTACAGATGAGCatcccaaccccctgaaccacggtcGCCCAATCACTTAACTCAATAATGACTGAAGACTTTGGgagtctttttttaaagcatgttAACACCGATATACAATGAAACTAATACCTAACATAAACTGAGACTGAAtgccatgtttttaattttgacCTATCAGATTATAGATAAAAACTCAAGTGTGAACAGATTAACATTTGGTATTTTGCTGTTTGAAATCTCTTAAATAT from the Oreochromis niloticus isolate F11D_XX linkage group LG1, O_niloticus_UMD_NMBU, whole genome shotgun sequence genome contains:
- the tspan3b gene encoding tetraspanin-3b, producing MGQCGITSSKTVLVFLNLIFWAAAGILCYIGAYVFITYDDYDHFFEDVYTLIPAVVIIAVGTLLFIIGLIGCCATIRESSCGLATFAAILLLVFVTECVVVVLGYIYRAKVEDEVNHSIQKVYNEYNGTNTDAPSRAIDYVQRQLHCCGIHNYSDWKNTRWFNESKNNSVPVSCCQPSISNCTGTLTRPADLYQEGCEALVVKKLKEIMMYVIWAALTFASIQMLGMLCACVVLCRRSHDPAYELLVTTNSYA